CCTTACTCGGATGAAGATTGACGAGAGCGAAGCAGACAAAGAAGAGAGTCTGTTTGAGTCGGAATTTGATTACGAAGAGTATCGGAAAATCTCATTAGATAAAAAAGTAGTGGCAGTAGGGGAAATAGGGCTTGATTATTATTGGAAACCCAAGACAAAGATAAAATTGGAAAAATTCAAACAAGCTCAAAATATTTTGTTCCGCCAGCAAGTGAAATTGGCGAAAGAATTGGACTTGCCCATTATTATCCACTGCCGGATGGCGCATAATGATTTATTGGCGATATTGAGCTATCTTTGCACAATTTACGGGTCCAAATTTAAGGGAGTGATTCATTGTTTTACTGGAAATTGGGAACAGACAAGGGCATATATGGAAATGGGGTTCCATATCGGTTTCAACGGCATTATTTTTAAATTTAATCAAGACGATATCA
This sequence is a window from Patescibacteria group bacterium. Protein-coding genes within it:
- a CDS encoding TatD family hydrolase, whose product is LTRMKIDESEADKEESLFESEFDYEEYRKISLDKKVVAVGEIGLDYYWKPKTKIKLEKFKQAQNILFRQQVKLAKELDLPIIIHCRMAHNDLLAILSYLCTIYGSKFKGVIHCFTGNWEQTRAYMEMGFHIGFNGIIFKFNQDDIIKKIPLEKMLIETDCPYLLPPKYKKKINDPMGVEYVAEEIAKTKGISLKQVAEQTTKNAKELFGIK